A genomic stretch from Spiroplasma endosymbiont of Clivina fossor includes:
- a CDS encoding transposase family protein gives MKTQVIIEKDSKKIISSDFSYGKNHDFKILKDSKIKFLPETTVLVDLGYQGIQKINHNVLIPKRKSKKNPLNKEEKQNNERISKMRIVIENVFAILKKFKIISEKYRNRRKRFALRFNLIASIYNLQLLV, from the coding sequence ATAAAAACACAAGTTATAATTGAAAAAGATAGTAAAAAAATTATTAGTTCTGATTTTTCTTATGGTAAAAACCATGACTTTAAAATTTTAAAAGATTCAAAAATTAAATTTTTACCAGAAACAACTGTTTTAGTGGATTTAGGTTATCAAGGCATACAAAAAATTAATCATAATGTTTTAATTCCTAAAAGAAAATCAAAGAAAAACCCTTTAAATAAAGAAGAAAAGCAAAATAATGAGCGAATTTCAAAAATGAGAATTGTTATTGAAAATGTTTTTGCTATACTTAAAAAATTTAAAATTATTAGTGAAAAATATCGAAATCGTAGAAAAAGATTTGCTTTAAGATTTAATTTAATAGCTTCAATTTATAATTTACAACTATTAGTTTAA